One genomic window of Sphingobacterium oryzagri includes the following:
- a CDS encoding TonB-dependent receptor, giving the protein MKLYLFFFLMTVTSVVTAQRITLSGTVRDAKTGETLIGALVSRQGTSDGVPTNSYGFYALAVAEGRETIVFSYVGYKTQIRELDFSSSQKLDIELDLDENALEEVVVSASKKNKNITSPEIGSFKFNIEEIKHVPVIFGERDLLKTIQLLPGVQSGGEGSANFFVRGGGGDQNLILLDEAIVYNASHLLGFFSTFNSDAVKDVQFYKGGIPAQYGGRISSVMDITMVDGNQKRIAAEGGVGLIASRLKLSGPLPNDRGSFMISGRRTYADLFLKLSNDPDINQSNLYFYDLNAKVNLKVDDRNRLFFSGYFGKDDLGFADRFGFNWGNATATLRWNHIVNDRLFSNTSLIYSEFNYNVGITGNSGGFDIASKIGNWTIKQDFSFYPSNRSTVRFGFNALRQTISPASLDAQEGASVNPIDIEKRHGIDLSAYISHEWKPMDKLSLLYGIRLVDFMVLGPGTFYSFDADGNVIDEQRHARGEVLKHYFNLEPRFSASYVLNSKNSIKGSYNRLAQNLHQLTNATSALPTDQYVLSSLQIKPQLADQFSVGYFRNFKNNNYEFSVETYYKTMANQIDFKTGADLQANSLLEGELLYGKGRSYGLEIFLRKSSGKLNGWISYTLSKSERQFDGINNGSWFNARQDRTHNLSVVAMYRIANNWTLGTNFIFNTGSAVTYPAGKYTINNTTLFYYTERNANRFPNYHRLDISATYEPVENNKRFGSSWTFGVYNAYNRRNAYLIDFRESEANPAITEAYKIALFGIIPSVTWNVKF; this is encoded by the coding sequence ATGAAATTATACCTTTTTTTCTTTTTGATGACAGTAACCTCTGTCGTTACAGCGCAGCGGATCACCTTGTCTGGCACAGTCCGCGATGCTAAAACAGGCGAAACCCTGATTGGTGCACTTGTTTCAAGACAAGGTACTTCGGATGGTGTACCAACGAACAGTTATGGTTTTTACGCGCTTGCCGTTGCCGAAGGACGAGAAACCATCGTGTTTAGTTATGTAGGATACAAAACGCAAATCCGAGAGCTTGACTTTAGCAGCTCGCAAAAACTTGATATCGAGCTGGATCTGGATGAGAATGCGCTGGAGGAAGTCGTAGTATCGGCCTCGAAAAAGAATAAAAACATCACGTCCCCGGAAATTGGCAGTTTTAAGTTTAATATCGAAGAAATAAAGCATGTACCGGTAATCTTTGGCGAGCGAGATCTTTTGAAAACGATCCAACTGCTACCAGGCGTACAAAGTGGCGGCGAAGGGAGTGCCAACTTCTTTGTAAGGGGTGGCGGTGGAGACCAGAATCTAATTTTGCTTGATGAAGCGATTGTTTATAACGCCTCCCACCTACTTGGCTTTTTTTCGACCTTTAACTCCGATGCGGTAAAGGATGTACAGTTTTACAAGGGAGGCATTCCCGCCCAATATGGTGGCAGAATCTCTTCCGTAATGGACATCACGATGGTGGATGGCAACCAGAAAAGAATAGCTGCCGAGGGTGGAGTGGGTTTGATAGCTTCCCGACTAAAGTTATCCGGCCCCTTACCAAATGATCGTGGTTCATTTATGATCAGCGGACGTCGTACCTATGCCGATCTCTTTCTAAAACTTTCCAATGATCCAGACATTAATCAGAGTAATCTATATTTTTATGACCTCAATGCAAAGGTGAACCTAAAAGTCGATGATCGAAACAGACTTTTTTTCTCGGGTTATTTTGGAAAAGATGACCTGGGATTTGCGGATAGATTTGGCTTTAACTGGGGTAATGCGACGGCAACGTTACGCTGGAACCATATTGTAAACGATCGGCTATTTAGCAATACCTCATTGATTTACAGCGAATTTAATTATAACGTGGGGATCACCGGAAATAGCGGCGGTTTTGACATCGCTTCAAAAATAGGAAACTGGACTATTAAACAGGACTTCTCCTTTTACCCTTCCAATCGATCAACAGTACGTTTTGGTTTTAACGCGCTTCGACAAACGATTAGTCCTGCCAGTCTGGATGCGCAGGAAGGTGCCAGTGTCAATCCTATTGACATCGAAAAACGCCACGGAATAGATCTCAGCGCTTATATATCGCATGAATGGAAACCGATGGACAAGCTCTCGTTATTATATGGGATCAGGCTGGTAGACTTTATGGTTTTGGGACCAGGTACCTTCTATTCATTCGACGCTGACGGGAATGTGATCGATGAACAGCGACATGCTCGTGGTGAAGTATTGAAGCACTACTTCAATCTCGAACCGCGTTTTTCAGCAAGCTATGTATTGAACAGCAAAAATAGCATTAAGGGATCTTACAACCGCCTGGCACAAAATCTTCACCAACTGACAAACGCCACCTCGGCCTTACCTACAGATCAGTATGTGCTGAGCAGTTTACAGATCAAACCGCAATTGGCAGATCAGTTTTCTGTCGGCTATTTCAGAAATTTCAAAAATAATAACTATGAGTTTTCGGTAGAAACGTATTATAAAACGATGGCTAACCAGATTGATTTCAAGACAGGTGCCGATCTACAGGCTAATTCCTTACTGGAAGGCGAACTATTGTATGGCAAGGGGCGTTCCTATGGTCTTGAGATTTTTCTTCGAAAATCTTCCGGAAAGCTTAACGGCTGGATAAGTTATACCCTTTCGAAAAGTGAAAGACAGTTTGACGGAATAAATAACGGGAGCTGGTTTAATGCGCGGCAAGATCGAACACATAACCTTTCTGTGGTTGCCATGTATCGCATAGCCAACAACTGGACTTTGGGTACGAATTTTATCTTTAACACCGGCAGTGCCGTGACCTATCCAGCTGGTAAATACACCATCAATAATACCACACTATTCTATTACACCGAAAGAAATGCGAATAGATTTCCCAATTACCATCGATTAGATATCTCGGCCACCTACGAGCCGGTAGAAAACAATAAGCGCTTTGGCTCTAGCTGGACCTTCGGTGTTTATAATGCCTATAATCGCCGCAATGCCTACCTCATCGATTTTAGGGAAAGCGAGGCCAATCCGGCGATTACCGAAGCGTACAAAATCGCCTTATTTGGGATTATTCCTTCTGTTACCTGGAACGTCAAATTTTAA
- a CDS encoding DUF4249 domain-containing protein, whose product MRLHKICYLPILMLLLFSCEEVIDLQLDSAEPRTVIAGNLNNLSSIQRISVSKTIPVGSQQTTIAVPDAVVIVRSSANQEFRFLHDQDGYYQAAHFEVEPGLHYFLEVVLDDKKYVASSQMPVDVEVDSVGITSDQFFDTRRYYPTFVFQDPPEIENFYLYEIAINQSPLRFAAAYNDKFNNGRRVRHEIADRNDDLQLGDSVRVVRYSIDRAAHKYWSDFESINPGGAAPGNPTSNISGDALGYFSVSPAKEYRFIVTEEIDGR is encoded by the coding sequence ATGAGACTACACAAAATATGTTATTTGCCTATTCTGATGCTGCTTCTCTTCTCTTGCGAAGAGGTGATTGATCTTCAACTGGATAGTGCCGAGCCCAGAACCGTGATCGCAGGCAATCTAAATAATTTGAGCAGTATACAGCGCATTAGCGTATCCAAAACTATTCCCGTTGGTAGTCAGCAAACAACGATAGCCGTGCCTGACGCAGTGGTTATAGTTCGCTCTTCGGCAAATCAGGAATTTCGTTTCTTGCATGATCAAGATGGCTACTACCAGGCAGCTCATTTTGAAGTAGAACCTGGCCTGCACTATTTTCTGGAAGTTGTTCTGGATGACAAAAAGTACGTAGCCAGCTCGCAAATGCCTGTCGATGTCGAGGTAGATTCCGTCGGAATCACAAGCGATCAATTTTTTGATACGCGACGCTACTATCCCACTTTTGTCTTTCAAGACCCACCGGAGATAGAAAATTTCTACCTGTACGAGATCGCTATTAATCAATCACCGCTGCGCTTTGCTGCCGCTTACAACGATAAATTCAATAATGGGCGTCGGGTGAGGCACGAAATAGCTGATCGTAACGATGATCTGCAGCTAGGCGATAGTGTACGCGTCGTTCGGTATAGTATCGATCGCGCCGCACACAAATACTGGAGCGATTTTGAATCGATAAATCCAGGGGGCGCAGCGCCTGGAAATCCGACTTCGAATATCTCCGGGGATGCATTAGGCTACTTCTCCGTATCGCCCGCTAAAGAATATCGATTTATTGTGACAGAAGAAATAGACGGACGGTAA
- a CDS encoding aminoglycoside 6-adenylyltransferase, translating to MQKEFAKHVVEVLKNDETIIGLAGAGSWLTNEIDRWSDLDLVVVTRDNLDADKTKMLAYAERFGNLISAFTGEHVGEKRLLICLYDDPLIHVDIKFVTLEEFQERIENPIILLDRAKKIQEVIDNTSPEFPQPDLQWIEDRFWTWIHYSLLKIGRGEYFEALDFMGFLRMVVFGPLLHLKNNNLPRGVRRVETALTTLDFESLESTLCSNNRESLLNAVENAVNLYRELRSDARYVDILFNKAEKPVMLYFENLKKTFAKNLAKPRNL from the coding sequence ATGCAGAAAGAATTTGCGAAGCATGTTGTTGAGGTCTTGAAGAATGACGAAACAATTATTGGGTTGGCTGGAGCTGGCTCCTGGCTCACGAACGAAATAGACAGGTGGTCAGATCTGGATCTTGTCGTCGTTACCAGAGATAATCTAGACGCCGACAAAACAAAGATGCTAGCCTATGCAGAACGGTTCGGAAATTTAATTTCCGCATTTACGGGCGAACATGTCGGAGAAAAACGTTTATTGATTTGTCTATATGATGACCCACTCATCCACGTCGACATAAAATTTGTTACGCTTGAAGAATTTCAGGAAAGAATAGAAAATCCGATAATCCTGCTTGATCGAGCTAAAAAAATACAAGAGGTAATCGACAATACTTCACCAGAATTTCCGCAGCCCGATCTGCAATGGATTGAAGATCGATTTTGGACCTGGATTCATTATAGTTTGCTCAAAATTGGCAGAGGAGAATATTTTGAAGCGTTAGATTTTATGGGATTTTTGAGAATGGTGGTATTTGGACCGTTGTTGCATCTTAAAAACAATAATCTCCCAAGAGGCGTTCGCAGGGTTGAGACCGCTTTAACTACCTTAGATTTCGAATCGTTAGAATCAACCTTGTGCAGCAATAACCGGGAATCACTTTTAAATGCTGTTGAAAATGCTGTAAATCTCTACCGAGAATTACGATCGGATGCGCGGTATGTTGACATTTTGTTTAATAAAGCGGAAAAACCCGTAATGTTATACTTCGAAAACTTAAAAAAGACATTCGCTAAAAACCTCGCAAAACCCAGAAATCTCTAA